A part of Anas acuta chromosome 26, bAnaAcu1.1, whole genome shotgun sequence genomic DNA contains:
- the CD320 gene encoding CD320 antigen, translating to MRRGGARGPLYRRVAAAAGSACSGGSGMARLLLALLPLLLLLLPPGSSGSGRAGPSRASLPSSPLAPAARSPRTPSALIGWRRRRLRCAGCGGLASGGDGAGAGAGWALAAPFSPSPSPDPSGCAPGLFRCEEPHGECFPREWICDGHPDCMDERDERGCEASGSPAGPGVGGTEASATPVPGHTLPSRSQGCTWVLIIAVLLSCLVAVGGIVAWAQSKAKSRSDIFSLEEASTEEQLISDKSQAGLFSWKGSFAVKR from the exons CGGCATGGCGCGGCTGCTGCTTGCactgctccccctgctcctgctgctgctgccgcccgggagcagcgggagcgggcgggcggggcCCAGCCGCGCctcgctcccctcctccccattGGCTCCCGCCGCCCGCTCCCCGCGCACGCCCTCGGCTCTCATTGGCTGGCGCCGCCGGCGGCTCAGGTGCGCGGGCTGCGGGGGCCTCGCCTCAGGgggggacggggccggggctggggccgggtgGGCTCTGGCGGCTCccttcagccccagccccagccccgacCCCTCGGGCTGCGCCCCGGGGCTGTTCCGCTGCGAGGAGCCGCACGGGGAGTGCTTCCCCCGAGAGTGGATCTGCGACGGCCACCCCGACTGCATGGACGAGCGCGACGAGCGGGGCTGTGAGGCCAGCGGGAGCCCGGCGGGGCCCGGGGTTGGCGGCACAG AGGCTTCAGCTACCCCTGTGCCTGGGCACACTCTGCCATCAAGGAGTCAAGGCTGCACGTGGGTGTTGATTATTGCAG TGCTCCTGAGCTGCCTGGTAGCTGTGGGTGGTATCGTTGCATGGGCCCAGTCCAAAGCAAAAAGCAGGTCTGACATCTTCAGTCTTGAAGAAGCATCAACTGAGGAACAGTTGATATCTGACAAGAGCCAGGCAGGCTTATTTTCCTGGAAG GGATCTTTTGCTGTGAAGCGATAA